Below is a window of Zerene cesonia ecotype Mississippi chromosome 18, Zerene_cesonia_1.1, whole genome shotgun sequence DNA.
aatcatgTTTCAGTGGCCCTGATAGTGGCGGTATCATGCCGTTCCGACAAACCAGACTTGAAGCAACTGAAGGCAGAGGCGGCCCGCAAGAAGGCTTGTATGCACGACTGCTCGAGCGTCAAATTCGAGCCCATTTGCGCGGGAAAGCAGGGAGATAAGCCCAAGTCCTTTGGCAGCGAATGTGTCATGAACAACTATAACTGCGAGAATAAAGATAGTTAGTATCtttaattcacatttttttatattatttatgtggtGTAATGAATTGTTGATGGCTATAAATGAATGGCCTCCATCCGAGCTTGCCATATTTACCCGTAAAAGGTtgcataaaatagtttttgataTTACCTAATTTGTGTGTGATGTTTTCATTAGACCATACATTAATTACAGATTAGCGTGTTTACTTTAgttaaacatgttttaagCTACGCTTTTCTCATTTTCTATTCGATTACTTCACTGCTCCTCAGGCTGCTAAAACGAGACcagttttgtttgaaaaccTTAGTAGCTAATCTcaagaataaacaaaacttgTTAGCAACTTTAAGACcccaaatttcattaagtgCCAAAGTACGTAATTACTACTAACAGAAACCtagattatattcttattatgtCCAATTGAACGTAGTAACAGAGATCACAAAGAATTACTTTACGATTACTTTTCCTTGTTTAAGTCTTGTCTGAGATAATGATCACAACGACTTTGAACAGAAGGCTCGAGTTGTCATACACAGTCGTGTATTATGTCTCTTCAATAGTACCTAATTATTTTCGTGAATTTAGCGAGCATGATCTAAAACCACTACCACATTTCTATGAATTTCGATGTAAATAACATTGCATGTCTGTCGAACCATATCGTGATGTAAGCGAGAGGCATTGTTTGTAAACCGGTGTGAGTCATGTTACCttgatttcaatataaacCTTACACATGGGTTAATCTAGATCATTATGACTGTAcctgtttctttgttttatttggttaCTTGCAGTCTGTAGTtatatcgtttttttattaaataggtgGCTTAGTAATAATACCTAGCTTCTATCTTCTTTAGAACAGAAAAGAACAGAAAATGGTACTTTttccttaattttatatgaccTTGCAACAACGTTTCGCTAGCCTATACGATTTCAAGATTAAGATAAAGAATACTACATCTCTCTACATCTATGTccttatgtattttaattttcattaaaactttgtagaaaatattctACTGACTTGTACAAACAGACATTGAAATTAtctaaagataaattatttgatgaaataattacacttaaaataaattaaataaataaccacgCAATTGCATATTAATATGGTCCAGTATACTcattattacaacaatttcattgctcattaatttaactataaaGTTAGAAGGTTGAAGTCcactttatattatcattatttattcaatttcatcaTAACATGGGACGATCAGTTTTATCCATTGAGTTACCTGTGTCAAACTACCATTACAGCAATCTCAGTTacaattttctaattttattatagcccttgatatatatgtttttaaactcAGCGACAATCAAATCGCAGTAGCATATAAATTCTGTTATTGCAATAGGCTGGCTCAGTAATCATaagttaatgttaataaataacaccaCAATGTTAATGATTTTATCTTTATCATTTCAGCTCTGCAGAAGATCAGCAAGGGCGAATGCGCAGGATCCGATGGTATTCGTCTCTCTTAACTTCATTTACAATGAGTCTGCACTGCAATTACTCGTTTCGAATACTCACATTTTTCATAGCAAATAGTAATTTTGAGTTTGACTTcacataagtttatttatcttctttGTCACTCGCAAGCGCTCatgtaatgattatattttttatttgaaaaaataataaatgaattatgttCATTTTTTGTGCTTTGTTTTCTTAATGTATGAATTATTCTTGTTGAGAcgtataaatagaaattaacatatactcatacataatatatacggACATGCTATTCAAAATTACTCAAATAAATAGAGAATTTTAACTGTTTCTGatgataaatacatattatgtaatggcTAAATTGGCTTACATATTTCAATCTTCCTTTCAATAATGGCTTACACAATTCTTCTTATTCATTAAttggataaatatttagtattggAGACATAAAATAGAACAGCAGAtcagaa
It encodes the following:
- the LOC119833807 gene encoding uncharacterized protein LOC119833807; protein product: MKSITVFLFVALIVAVSCRSDKPDLKQLKAEAARKKACMHDCSSVKFEPICAGKQGDKPKSFGSECVMNNYNCENKDTLQKISKGECAGSDGIRLS